One segment of Cetobacterium sp. NK01 DNA contains the following:
- the radA gene encoding DNA repair protein RadA — protein MAKAKSFYVCSECGFKTIKWMGKCDGCGEWGTFEEEIEISPIAAKSIKSSTNSLVNIQEKVVSFANVQIEKNFRYKTKISEFDRILGGGLVKGEVVLITGNPGIGKSTLLLQTAKEYTEYGDVLYVSGEESPAQIKSRGERLGIYSENLYLMSETDIQSIYEYVITKKPKIVIVDSIQTLYNSDVDSIPGTPTQIRECTLKIIELAKKNEVSFFIVGHITKDGKVAGPKLLEHMVDAVFHFEGEEGLFYRILRSLKNRFGSTNELAVFSMEDTGIHEVKNSSEFFLSERDEKNIGSMVVPVLEGTKVFLLEIQTLLTDCTIGIPKRIVQGFDRNRMQILTAIAEKRMGLSLGMKDLFINIPGGLSINDPAADLGALISIVSLYRNVAISQKIAAIGELGLRGEIRKAFFIDRRLRELEKLGFKGVYVPEANRKEIEKNSYKLKIIYLKNLEEFLERMSKDE, from the coding sequence ATGGCAAAGGCAAAAAGTTTTTATGTATGTAGTGAATGTGGTTTTAAAACTATAAAATGGATGGGAAAATGTGATGGATGCGGTGAGTGGGGAACTTTTGAAGAGGAAATCGAAATTTCACCTATAGCAGCTAAAAGTATAAAATCATCCACAAATTCATTAGTTAATATACAAGAAAAAGTAGTTTCATTTGCCAATGTCCAAATCGAAAAAAATTTTAGATATAAAACTAAAATATCTGAATTTGACAGAATCCTAGGTGGAGGCTTAGTAAAGGGAGAAGTTGTTTTAATAACAGGTAATCCAGGAATTGGAAAGTCAACTTTGCTTTTACAGACAGCTAAAGAATATACAGAATATGGCGATGTTCTTTATGTTTCAGGAGAGGAATCGCCAGCTCAGATAAAATCTAGAGGTGAGAGATTAGGGATATATTCAGAGAATCTTTATTTAATGTCAGAAACAGATATTCAGAGTATATATGAGTATGTTATTACAAAAAAACCAAAAATAGTTATTGTTGATTCGATTCAAACACTGTATAATTCAGATGTAGATTCTATTCCAGGGACACCTACCCAAATAAGAGAGTGTACTTTGAAAATTATAGAACTTGCTAAAAAAAATGAAGTTTCATTTTTTATAGTGGGTCATATAACGAAAGATGGTAAAGTTGCAGGACCGAAATTATTAGAACATATGGTTGATGCTGTATTCCATTTTGAGGGAGAAGAAGGACTTTTTTATAGAATACTAAGAAGTTTGAAAAATAGATTTGGTTCTACAAATGAGTTAGCAGTATTTAGTATGGAAGATACAGGAATTCATGAAGTTAAAAATTCTTCAGAATTTTTCTTAAGCGAAAGAGATGAAAAAAATATTGGAAGTATGGTAGTTCCTGTTTTAGAAGGAACTAAAGTTTTTCTTTTAGAGATACAAACCCTTTTAACAGATTGTACAATTGGAATACCTAAAAGGATTGTTCAGGGGTTTGATAGAAATAGAATGCAAATATTAACAGCAATTGCGGAAAAAAGAATGGGATTAAGTTTAGGAATGAAGGACCTTTTTATAAATATTCCAGGTGGACTGTCTATAAATGATCCAGCAGCGGACTTAGGGGCTTTAATATCTATAGTTTCTCTATATAGAAATGTAGCTATTAGTCAAAAAATAGCAGCTATTGGTGAATTGGGTTTAAGAGGAGAAATAAGAAAAGCTTTCTTTATAGATAGAAGACTAAGAGAATTAGAAAAGTTAGGATTTAAAGGGGTTTATGTTCCGGAAGCAAATAGAAAAGAGATAGAAAAAAATAGTTATAAATTAAAGATAATATATTTAAAAAATTTAGAAGAATTTTTAGAGAGGATGAGTAAAGATGAATAA
- a CDS encoding aspartate ammonia-lyase, with protein sequence MEKFRLESDSIGVLEVPVHAYYGVQSLRGKNNFHITGYKLGNDFIKALAYVKKASAIANLEAGMLDEEIVEAIVKASEEIIEGKFIDQFITDVIQGGAGTSMNMNMNEVIANRAGELLGGELGKYDKVHPNDHVNYGQSTNDVIPTAGKLALQMMSDELLKTLERLNETLLNKSIEFDNVIKMGRTHLQDAVPIRLGQEFKAYAQPIARDIKRIKMALEDLKTVNMGATAVGTGINADTKYVEDVVRILSEVTGVNFIQADDLVDGTRNLDSFVWLSSALKVTAVNLSKMANDLRLMASGPKTGLAEINLPQQQPGSSIMPGKVNPVIPEVMNQVCFQIFGNDQTVTKAAEAGQLELNVFEPVLFFNLFQSIEILKNGVNTLIDNCLVGITANKERCQQLVDMSVGTITALNPHIGYKNAADIAKTSIKTGVSVVDLILERKLLTKEELDIILNPFEMTKPGIPGKSLLKNR encoded by the coding sequence TTGGAGAAGTTTAGATTAGAAAGTGATTCAATAGGAGTATTAGAGGTACCTGTGCATGCATATTATGGAGTTCAATCATTGAGAGGTAAAAATAATTTTCATATTACTGGATATAAATTAGGAAATGATTTTATAAAAGCTTTGGCATACGTAAAAAAAGCTTCGGCCATTGCAAACTTAGAAGCAGGAATGTTAGATGAGGAAATTGTAGAAGCTATTGTTAAAGCATCTGAAGAGATTATAGAAGGGAAATTTATAGATCAATTCATAACTGATGTTATTCAAGGTGGGGCAGGGACATCAATGAATATGAATATGAATGAGGTTATTGCTAATAGAGCTGGGGAACTATTAGGTGGAGAATTGGGAAAATATGATAAAGTTCATCCAAATGATCATGTAAACTACGGGCAATCAACGAACGATGTAATTCCTACAGCTGGAAAATTAGCTTTACAAATGATGTCTGATGAATTATTGAAAACTTTAGAGAGATTAAACGAAACTCTGTTGAATAAAAGTATAGAGTTTGATAATGTTATAAAAATGGGTAGAACTCATTTACAGGATGCAGTGCCTATTAGATTAGGACAAGAGTTTAAAGCTTATGCTCAGCCTATAGCAAGAGATATAAAAAGAATAAAGATGGCTCTAGAAGATTTAAAAACTGTTAATATGGGAGCTACAGCAGTAGGAACAGGTATTAATGCAGATACTAAATATGTAGAGGATGTTGTTAGAATTTTATCAGAAGTTACAGGAGTTAACTTTATTCAAGCTGATGATTTAGTTGATGGAACAAGAAATTTAGATAGTTTTGTATGGCTATCTTCAGCACTTAAGGTTACAGCAGTTAACTTATCAAAAATGGCTAATGATTTAAGATTAATGGCTTCAGGACCAAAAACAGGGTTAGCTGAAATCAACTTACCTCAGCAACAACCAGGATCATCAATAATGCCAGGAAAAGTAAATCCTGTGATTCCAGAAGTTATGAATCAAGTTTGTTTTCAAATTTTTGGAAATGATCAAACAGTAACTAAAGCTGCTGAAGCAGGACAGCTAGAATTAAATGTATTTGAACCGGTATTATTTTTTAATCTTTTTCAATCTATAGAAATTTTAAAAAATGGTGTAAATACATTGATAGATAATTGTTTAGTTGGAATTACGGCTAATAAAGAAAGATGTCAACAATTAGTTGATATGAGTGTTGGAACGATAACAGCGTTAAATCCTCATATAGGTTATAAAAATGCAGCAGATATAGCAAAAACATCTATAAAAACTGGAGTATCAGTTGTAGATTTGATTTTAGAAAGAAAGTTGTTAACAAAAGAGGAGTTAGATATAATTTTAAATCCTTTTGAGATGACGAAGCCAGGGATACCAGGAAAGAGTTTGTTGAAAAATAGATAA
- a CDS encoding BMP family lipoprotein, translated as MRKIVTFVMSMMLAIGLFAAKPTRVGIVLSTGGLGDKSFNDAAYRGLEQAQKELGIEFKYVEPASPAEDEEFLREYAEAGYDLIIATGFQMTESARTVAADYPDAKFLMIDDVVDLPNVKSMVFKEEEGSFLVGVIAGLMTKNNAVGFVGGMENPLIKKFEVGFKQGAEYVNPKVKFFSVYTTGPNPFNDPVRGKENAISEINQGADVIYHAAGGTGMGVIAAAKEKGVFAIGVDSNQDGVEPGTVLTSMLKNVDVGVFDTIKALTKGEFVPGLAVYGAKENGVGVTDFQFTKEIIGAEKLAKFEEIKAKLMAGEIKVSDK; from the coding sequence ATGAGAAAAATAGTTACTTTTGTAATGTCAATGATGTTAGCAATTGGATTATTTGCAGCAAAACCAACTAGAGTAGGAATAGTTCTTTCTACTGGAGGGTTGGGAGATAAGTCATTTAATGACGCTGCTTACAGAGGATTAGAGCAAGCACAAAAAGAGTTAGGGATTGAATTTAAATATGTTGAACCTGCTTCTCCTGCAGAGGATGAAGAGTTTTTAAGAGAGTATGCTGAAGCTGGATATGATTTGATAATAGCTACAGGATTCCAAATGACAGAATCAGCAAGAACAGTTGCAGCGGACTATCCAGATGCAAAGTTTTTAATGATTGATGATGTAGTAGATTTACCAAATGTTAAGTCAATGGTATTTAAAGAGGAAGAGGGATCTTTCTTAGTTGGAGTTATAGCTGGATTAATGACAAAAAATAATGCAGTTGGATTTGTTGGAGGAATGGAAAATCCTTTAATTAAAAAATTCGAAGTTGGATTTAAGCAAGGTGCAGAGTATGTAAATCCTAAGGTTAAATTCTTCTCTGTATACACAACTGGACCAAATCCATTTAATGACCCAGTAAGAGGTAAAGAAAATGCAATTTCTGAAATCAATCAAGGTGCAGATGTAATATATCATGCAGCTGGTGGAACAGGAATGGGAGTTATCGCAGCAGCAAAAGAAAAGGGTGTATTTGCTATTGGAGTTGACTCAAATCAAGATGGTGTAGAGCCAGGAACTGTATTAACATCAATGTTAAAAAATGTTGATGTTGGAGTTTTTGATACAATAAAAGCTTTAACTAAAGGAGAGTTTGTACCAGGATTAGCTGTTTATGGAGCTAAAGAAAATGGAGTTGGAGTAACAGATTTCCAATTTACAAAAGAGATTATAGGTGCAGAAAAACTTGCTAAATTTGAAGAAATAAAAGCTAAATTAATGGCTGGAGAAATTAAGGTAAGTGATAAATAA
- a CDS encoding metal-sensitive transcriptional regulator — protein sequence MEDNCSNKICGDKKKLIARANRVEGQIRGIKRMIEEDAYCDDVLNQISSAKAALDGIAKVILENHLRKCVVSGIKNNEENKVIDELIYTLGKMMK from the coding sequence ATGGAAGATAATTGTTCAAATAAAATATGTGGTGACAAAAAGAAGCTTATTGCAAGAGCAAATAGAGTAGAAGGACAAATTAGAGGAATAAAAAGAATGATAGAAGAAGATGCTTATTGTGATGATGTACTAAATCAAATATCATCAGCTAAAGCAGCTTTAGATGGAATAGCAAAAGTTATACTAGAAAATCATTTGAGAAAGTGTGTTGTATCAGGGATAAAAAATAATGAAGAGAACAAAGTAATCGATGAATTAATATATACATTAGGAAAAATGATGAAATAA
- a CDS encoding phosphopentomutase, whose protein sequence is MEKIERVTLIVLDSAGVGALPDAKEFGDEGTNTLGNIALATGGLNLKNMERLGLGNITEILGVDKTNVASGAYGKALELSKGKDTTTGHWEIAGIVQEKAFPTYANGFPKETIEAFEKATGRKVICNLPYSGTDVLDVYGEEQLATGAWIVYTSADPVFQIAANEELISLDELYSACKKALEICSELSPVARVIARPYTGKRAGEFVRTSNRHDYSVEPPIESMLDRIKKSGLDVIGIGKTSDIFAGVGITESRGTNKDNLDGILKTIDELKKDTKGIIFTNLVDFDMKYGHRRDPKGYKLALEEFDNYLPEIMENLKENEILVLTADHGCDPTYKGSDHTREYIPVLVYGKNLKENVDLGVQEGFSTIAATIEELLLGRTNLKGSFADKITK, encoded by the coding sequence ATGGAAAAAATAGAAAGAGTTACACTAATAGTACTTGACAGTGCTGGAGTTGGGGCTTTACCAGATGCGAAAGAGTTTGGAGATGAGGGGACAAATACACTAGGAAATATAGCCCTTGCAACAGGTGGATTAAATCTAAAGAATATGGAGAGATTAGGTTTAGGAAATATAACAGAAATTCTGGGAGTTGATAAAACAAACGTTGCTTCTGGAGCTTATGGAAAAGCACTAGAGCTTTCTAAAGGGAAGGACACAACAACAGGTCATTGGGAGATTGCAGGAATAGTTCAAGAGAAAGCATTCCCAACTTATGCCAATGGATTTCCAAAAGAGACAATAGAAGCTTTTGAAAAAGCTACTGGAAGAAAAGTAATTTGCAATTTACCATATTCAGGAACAGATGTTTTAGATGTTTATGGAGAAGAACAATTAGCTACAGGAGCTTGGATAGTTTATACATCAGCAGACCCAGTATTTCAAATTGCAGCAAACGAGGAGTTAATTAGTTTAGATGAGCTTTATTCAGCGTGTAAAAAAGCACTAGAAATATGTAGCGAGCTATCTCCAGTAGCGAGAGTTATAGCAAGACCTTATACAGGGAAAAGAGCTGGAGAGTTTGTTAGAACATCAAATAGACATGATTATTCAGTGGAACCTCCAATTGAAAGCATGCTAGATAGAATAAAAAAATCAGGATTAGATGTAATTGGAATTGGAAAAACAAGTGATATTTTTGCTGGTGTGGGAATAACTGAAAGCAGAGGAACAAATAAAGATAATTTAGATGGTATTTTAAAAACTATAGATGAACTAAAAAAAGATACAAAAGGAATTATATTTACTAATTTAGTTGATTTTGATATGAAATATGGTCATAGAAGAGACCCAAAAGGGTATAAATTAGCTTTAGAAGAATTTGATAACTATTTACCTGAGATAATGGAAAATTTAAAAGAAAATGAAATACTTGTTTTAACTGCAGACCATGGATGTGACCCTACATACAAAGGAAGTGATCACACAAGAGAGTATATTCCAGTATTAGTGTACGGGAAAAATTTAAAAGAAAATGTTGATTTAGGAGTCCAAGAAGGGTTTTCAACAATAGCTGCAACAATAGAGGAGCTTTTATTAGGAAGAACAAACTTAAAAGGAAGCTTTGCTGATAAAATAACAAAATAA
- a CDS encoding heavy metal translocating P-type ATPase, whose protein sequence is MEKRYRIGNVTCQSCVALIEKILTSTQGINNAKVNLATEELFVNFDEKVIKEEDVKNKIVPLGYTLEEIKDLKTVIFSIKGLHCQSCVGTVEKIISGMKGVDSIVVNLATEKATITYDSAIVKLSEVFHLIAKFGYTGERITEEVIDRRAEEKKLELKREFNEFLIAIIFGAIIFYISMGSMIGLPVPNVIHYDTNPLLFAMIQLILSIPVVYVGRDFYISGLKKLKSKTPSMDSLIALGTGAAFIYSLYGTFKIYEGDLHFVHNLYYESGVVIIALISLGKYLENVSKGKTSEAIKKLMSLQSKRANLFRNGKIVTVDIEEVEVGDVLLIKPGESIPTDGVVIDGISSVDEAMLTGESIPVKKIDGSKVYGATINGTGSLKIEVTETGENTTLSRIIRLVENAQGSKAPIARMADVISSYFVPVVIAIAVISSLTWYIVGTLGLVSLNETPSVFALTILISVLVIACPCSLGLATPTAIMVGTGRGAELGILIKSGEALEKTCKVDTVVFDKTGTITMGRPTVTNILSNRLEENVLLKVVGSLEQNSEHPLADAIMREVNLRKLEMFSVRSFNSVTGEGVTGTLEDTPVGDVEVIVGNKKIMDRYNINIEEHLEEGAKLFDEGKTVIYIAAKDTYLGMIAIADKVRESSKVVIEELKNIGIDVIMLTGDNERTARAIAKEVGLTKVIAEVSPEQKYSQIKKLQISGKKVAMVGDGINDSPALTQADIGIAVGGGADIALESADIVLMSKNIKDVPKAIELSRATMKNIKQNLFWAFIYNGLGIPVAAGILYPFTGHLLNPMIAGAAMAMSSVSVVSNALRLKWFK, encoded by the coding sequence ATGGAAAAAAGATATAGAATTGGGAATGTTACTTGTCAAAGTTGTGTGGCATTAATAGAAAAAATATTAACATCTACACAAGGAATTAATAATGCTAAAGTAAATTTAGCTACAGAAGAATTGTTTGTTAATTTTGATGAAAAAGTTATAAAGGAAGAGGATGTAAAAAATAAAATTGTTCCTCTAGGATATACTTTAGAAGAGATTAAAGATTTGAAAACAGTTATCTTTTCAATTAAGGGATTGCATTGTCAAAGTTGTGTAGGAACTGTAGAAAAAATAATTTCAGGAATGAAGGGAGTAGATTCGATAGTTGTAAATTTAGCTACAGAAAAGGCTACAATAACTTATGATTCGGCTATAGTAAAACTATCAGAAGTATTCCATTTAATAGCAAAGTTTGGATATACAGGAGAGAGAATAACAGAAGAGGTAATAGATAGAAGAGCAGAAGAGAAAAAATTAGAACTAAAAAGAGAATTTAATGAATTTTTAATAGCTATAATCTTTGGAGCAATAATATTTTACATATCAATGGGAAGTATGATAGGGTTACCTGTACCAAATGTAATTCATTATGATACAAATCCACTATTGTTTGCAATGATTCAACTGATTCTTTCAATACCAGTTGTTTATGTTGGTAGAGATTTTTATATATCGGGATTAAAAAAATTAAAATCCAAAACTCCTAGTATGGATTCTTTAATAGCTTTAGGAACAGGAGCAGCATTCATATACAGTTTATATGGAACGTTTAAAATATATGAAGGTGATTTACATTTTGTTCATAATCTTTATTATGAATCAGGGGTAGTGATAATTGCTTTAATATCTTTGGGAAAATATTTAGAAAATGTGAGTAAAGGAAAGACATCTGAAGCTATAAAAAAATTAATGAGTTTACAAAGTAAAAGAGCAAATCTTTTTAGAAATGGAAAAATAGTAACAGTTGATATAGAAGAAGTTGAAGTAGGAGATGTTCTTTTGATTAAACCAGGAGAATCAATTCCTACAGATGGAGTTGTAATAGATGGTATTTCAAGTGTTGATGAAGCAATGTTGACAGGAGAGAGTATACCTGTAAAAAAAATAGATGGAAGTAAAGTTTATGGAGCTACTATAAATGGAACTGGGAGTTTAAAAATAGAAGTTACAGAAACTGGAGAAAATACAACTCTTTCTAGAATAATAAGACTTGTTGAAAATGCTCAAGGTTCAAAAGCTCCAATAGCTAGAATGGCAGATGTTATATCTAGTTATTTTGTACCAGTAGTTATTGCAATAGCAGTAATCTCAAGTTTAACATGGTATATTGTAGGAACTTTAGGATTAGTATCACTAAATGAAACGCCAAGTGTGTTTGCTTTAACAATATTGATTTCAGTTCTAGTAATAGCGTGTCCTTGTTCTTTAGGGCTAGCTACTCCCACAGCTATAATGGTTGGAACAGGAAGAGGAGCAGAGTTAGGAATTTTAATAAAATCAGGAGAAGCTTTAGAAAAAACTTGTAAGGTCGATACTGTTGTATTTGATAAAACTGGTACAATAACTATGGGGAGACCTACAGTAACAAATATATTATCTAATAGATTGGAAGAAAATGTACTCTTAAAAGTAGTTGGAAGTTTAGAACAAAATTCAGAACATCCTTTAGCAGATGCTATTATGAGAGAGGTAAACTTAAGAAAACTTGAGATGTTTAGTGTGAGAAGTTTTAATTCGGTTACAGGAGAAGGGGTTACAGGAACATTAGAAGATACCCCTGTTGGAGATGTAGAAGTAATAGTAGGTAATAAAAAAATAATGGATAGATATAATATCAATATAGAAGAGCATTTAGAAGAGGGAGCAAAACTATTTGATGAAGGAAAGACAGTTATATACATAGCAGCTAAGGATACATATCTTGGAATGATAGCAATAGCAGATAAAGTTAGAGAAAGCTCTAAAGTTGTTATTGAAGAGTTAAAAAATATTGGGATAGATGTTATAATGTTAACTGGTGATAATGAGAGAACAGCGAGAGCAATTGCAAAAGAAGTTGGATTGACAAAAGTTATAGCAGAGGTATCTCCTGAGCAAAAATATTCACAAATAAAGAAACTACAAATTTCAGGTAAAAAAGTAGCAATGGTTGGAGATGGAATTAATGACTCACCCGCATTAACACAAGCTGATATAGGAATTGCTGTGGGTGGAGGAGCGGATATTGCTTTAGAAAGTGCAGATATAGTTTTGATGAGTAAAAATATAAAAGATGTACCAAAAGCTATAGAGTTAAGTAGAGCAACGATGAAAAATATAAAGCAAAATTTATTTTGGGCATTTATATATAATGGCCTAGGAATACCTGTGGCTGCAGGAATACTGTATCCATTTACAGGACATCTTTTAAATCCTATGATAGCTGGAGCAGCAATGGCAATGAGTTCTGTTTCTGTTGTTTCAAATGCCTTGAGATTAAAGTGGTTTAAATAG
- the deoD gene encoding purine-nucleoside phosphorylase, with the protein MSVHIGAKKGEIAETVLLPGDPLRAKWIAETFLEDVVCYNEVRGMYGFTGTYKGKRISVQGTGMGVPSISIYVNELIREYGVKNLIRVGTAGSYREDVKVRDVILAMSSSTTSGMNRLRFGGADYAPTADFGLFMKAAEAAKAKGIAVKGGNVLTADEFYGDNFESYKKWAEFGVLCVEMETAALYTIAAKYNAKALTILTISDSLVTGEETTSQERQTTLRDMIEIALESVAE; encoded by the coding sequence ATGAGTGTACATATAGGAGCAAAAAAGGGAGAAATAGCAGAAACAGTATTATTACCAGGAGATCCATTAAGAGCTAAATGGATAGCAGAAACATTTTTAGAAGATGTTGTTTGTTATAATGAAGTTAGAGGTATGTATGGATTCACGGGAACTTATAAAGGGAAAAGAATTTCTGTTCAAGGAACAGGAATGGGAGTTCCATCAATATCAATATATGTAAATGAACTTATAAGAGAGTACGGAGTAAAAAATCTTATTAGAGTTGGAACGGCAGGTTCATACAGAGAAGATGTAAAAGTAAGAGATGTAATTTTAGCGATGTCATCATCAACAACTTCAGGAATGAATAGACTTAGATTTGGTGGAGCAGATTATGCCCCTACAGCAGACTTTGGATTATTTATGAAAGCTGCTGAAGCTGCTAAAGCAAAAGGAATAGCAGTAAAAGGTGGAAATGTATTAACAGCAGATGAGTTTTACGGAGATAATTTCGAATCTTATAAAAAATGGGCAGAATTTGGAGTTTTATGTGTTGAGATGGAAACAGCTGCACTTTATACTATAGCAGCTAAGTATAATGCGAAAGCTTTAACTATATTAACAATTTCAGATTCGTTAGTAACTGGAGAAGAAACAACATCTCAAGAAAGACAGACAACTTTAAGAGATATGATAGAAATTGCATTAGAAAGTGTAGCGGAGTAA
- a CDS encoding GntR family transcriptional regulator, which translates to MSRENSNSAYAYKILKRNIFELNLKPGSELSEKVIGEKLGMSRTPIREALILLKHDQLIESIPQKGTFVTKISAQKVLEAKVLRVALETAAFERVIETLDEEFIEDLRTNIKMQRVYCEGNRNYLEFHKMDNDFHKMIFEKAGIPGLWELALNGTGHYQRVRVLNAKNKTSDISVVKEHEEILEALEKKDIEKLRGMLEHHLGRTLLKLKKLEAENPEYFEIKEEVSKDDTFILLK; encoded by the coding sequence ATGTCAAGAGAAAATAGCAACTCTGCTTACGCATACAAGATATTAAAGAGAAATATATTTGAATTAAATTTAAAACCAGGAAGTGAACTTAGTGAAAAAGTTATAGGTGAAAAATTAGGAATGAGTAGAACTCCTATTAGGGAAGCTTTGATTCTTTTAAAGCATGATCAATTAATAGAAAGCATTCCGCAAAAAGGAACTTTTGTAACGAAAATTAGTGCTCAAAAAGTTCTTGAGGCAAAAGTTTTAAGAGTTGCTTTAGAAACAGCAGCTTTTGAAAGAGTAATAGAAACTTTAGATGAAGAGTTTATAGAGGATTTAAGAACAAACATAAAAATGCAAAGAGTATATTGTGAGGGAAATCGTAATTATTTAGAATTTCATAAAATGGATAATGACTTCCATAAAATGATATTTGAAAAAGCAGGAATTCCAGGATTGTGGGAGCTAGCTTTAAATGGAACGGGTCATTATCAAAGGGTTCGTGTTTTAAATGCTAAAAATAAAACTAGTGATATATCTGTTGTTAAAGAACACGAAGAAATACTAGAGGCTCTAGAAAAAAAAGATATAGAAAAATTAAGAGGAATGTTAGAACATCATTTAGGAAGAACACTTCTAAAATTAAAAAAATTAGAAGCTGAAAATCCAGAATATTTTGAAATTAAAGAAGAAGTTTCTAAAGATGATACATTTATATTATTAAAATAA
- the disA gene encoding DNA integrity scanning diadenylate cyclase DisA: MNNPEFLEILSLLAPGTRLREGIHNVLDGEMGALIVVGLDNEVQKIMDGGFEINCEYTPEKLFELCKMDGAIILDSDITRIHSANVHLQPSMRFSTNESGTRHRTAQRVAKQTDKLVIAVSERKKVVTIYKGEMKHRLRNTPDLMGEASQGLNTLERYRFVLDKALGNLTILELDDLVTLYEVTVVLQRFEKVTRIFQEMNAYMTELGVDGRLVRLHLNDLIQDIESEKEDFLRDYWNCSNSPFDLDEITDRLSKLTDDELKELEKLSAVLDYGKTYSTLGNRVTPKGYRILDKITKLTKRDIDKIVNNYGNLSKIQEASTEELLEIKGISKFKIKAIQTGLKRLKVTVELEK, from the coding sequence ATGAATAACCCAGAATTCTTAGAGATTCTTTCTCTTTTGGCTCCAGGAACAAGATTAAGAGAGGGAATACATAATGTTTTAGATGGTGAAATGGGAGCTTTAATAGTTGTTGGTCTAGATAATGAGGTTCAAAAAATTATGGACGGGGGATTTGAAATAAATTGTGAATATACACCAGAGAAATTATTTGAATTGTGTAAAATGGATGGAGCTATAATATTAGATTCTGATATAACAAGAATTCATTCAGCAAATGTTCATTTACAACCAAGTATGAGATTTTCAACAAATGAAAGTGGTACAAGACATAGAACAGCTCAAAGAGTAGCAAAACAAACAGATAAATTGGTAATTGCTGTATCCGAAAGAAAAAAAGTTGTAACTATATATAAGGGAGAAATGAAACATAGGCTCAGAAATACTCCAGATTTAATGGGAGAAGCATCACAAGGTTTAAATACTTTAGAGCGTTACAGATTTGTTTTAGATAAAGCTTTAGGTAATTTAACAATTCTTGAATTAGATGATTTAGTTACACTATACGAAGTAACTGTTGTATTACAAAGATTTGAAAAAGTAACAAGAATATTTCAAGAAATGAATGCTTATATGACTGAATTAGGAGTCGATGGAAGACTTGTCAGACTACATTTAAATGATTTAATCCAAGATATAGAAAGCGAGAAAGAAGATTTTTTAAGAGATTATTGGAATTGTTCTAACTCTCCTTTTGATTTAGATGAAATAACAGATAGACTATCTAAATTAACTGATGATGAATTAAAAGAACTAGAAAAATTATCAGCAGTTTTAGATTACGGAAAAACATACTCAACTTTGGGCAATAGAGTAACACCAAAGGGATATAGAATTTTAGATAAAATAACAAAATTAACAAAAAGAGATATTGATAAAATAGTAAATAATTATGGAAATTTATCGAAAATACAAGAAGCTTCAACAGAAGAGCTTTTAGAAATAAAAGGAATCAGTAAATTTAAAATAAAAGCAATTCAAACAGGTTTAAAGAGATTGAAGGTAACAGTTGAATTAGAAAAATAA
- the cdd gene encoding cytidine deaminase: MKKQLDKKIILEYIDKAIAARENAYAPYSKFKVGAVLVDENGNETSGANIENGSYGLSNCAERSAIFAAASKGMRKIKLIAVVADTTGPVSPCGACRQVIKEFANDDTVIILGNLKRDYKIMSMEELLPYGFEL, encoded by the coding sequence ATGAAAAAACAATTAGACAAAAAAATAATTTTAGAATATATTGATAAGGCTATCGCAGCAAGAGAGAATGCTTATGCACCATACTCGAAGTTTAAAGTGGGAGCAGTATTAGTAGATGAAAATGGAAACGAAACATCAGGCGCAAATATAGAAAATGGTTCTTATGGACTTTCTAATTGTGCAGAAAGAAGTGCAATTTTTGCTGCGGCAAGTAAAGGTATGAGAAAAATAAAATTAATAGCTGTTGTAGCAGATACAACAGGACCTGTAAGTCCGTGTGGAGCATGTAGACAGGTTATAAAAGAGTTTGCAAATGATGATACAGTAATTATTTTAGGGAATTTAAAAAGAGATTACAAAATAATGTCAATGGAAGAATTATTACCATATGGATTTGAACTATAG